TTTGTATTAGAAATGAGCCGAATAATGTTAATAGGCTCGGCACTCGATCTCGTCTCAACGCAAATTAGCCGCAAAACTACTGTCACTGAAAATATCAATCAAAGTGCATCATCTTACTCTGTTATTTATAGACAGGCTTTAGCTGATGAAGTTCCTGGTTGGGGAATATTTACATCATTGAATAATTTTACAATAGCGGTAAATTTTTGTAATTCAATTAGTGATGTTATCAATAATCGTTGTAATGAAACACAACCTGCCGAAAATAAGATTATTTTGTTTGACTTACAATATCAATATTCGGCAATTTTTTCTTCCTTATTTAGCAAACTAATTGATGCCTCATTAAATAAGAAAG
The genomic region above belongs to Orbaceae bacterium lpD02 and contains:
- a CDS encoding pilus assembly protein; its protein translation is MMRRFNHSFLMGKTGAISIEFAIIVPMLILLFLFVLEMSRIMLIGSALDLVSTQISRKTTVTENINQSASSYSVIYRQALADEVPGWGIFTSLNNFTIAVNFCNSISDVINNRCNETQPAENKIILFDLQYQYSAIFSSLFSKLIDASLNKKVVVYREFYS